CCGCTGTAAATCAAGGCGGCGGGTGCAAGGGTTTAACAGAGCGGGACTTACCACGAGCGTTCCTTACCGGatagaaacaaaccccaaaggaCTTTCCTTCTCCCTGAGCATCCCGGCAGGCTTACAAAttcataaaataagaataaaataccCCAAGAGAGAGACACAAGGCACTTGCAGCACCCGGCTCCTTCCCAGGGGAGCGGGAAGCTcgctggggtgggaagggaagggtgcAGCTCTCGGGGCAACACCGATTTCCAGCCTCCGGATCAGGAGCCGGTGAtggaggcgggagggggggatGCAGTGAGGTGGCAACTTCTGCCACTACCAGCACCTTCCTGGCAGATTTTTAGATCATGAGAGACAATTGGCTCGTCCCTCTGATCTCCCGTGTTATGAACCCCCTGGGTTAGGCTAGCTTAtctctgttttaaataaacaGGTCTGTACCTACACTCGGGCTTAGCTGCAGCTAAAGGAAAGGCTCTGGCGAGTATAAAaaccagtaagattttttttttcagcacagctgATAGTTTGGCCAAGGAGCAGACAGGAGGAGTGCACGGCCGGGGGCAGAAAAGCCGATAAAGTAAGAGCATGGCAGGATGCGTGCGCCGTGTCCTGGATCCCACCAAGGAAATCCCAGCGGGGAAAGAACTGCACATCTTGTGGCAACCTGATCCTGATCCTTCACTCTCTTGGTGGAGGCCACGGTCACAGCGGACCTGCTGCGTGCTCACAGGGAAGCCAGGAGCAAATACAAGAGAGGCTGGTGGGTCTGGATCCCGCCGGGATGGGAAATGTGCCGGCATGGCACCACACACCCCACCGGGAGCTCGTGCTGCCAGCGTGGTCTGCGGGCATCGAAGCCGTTGGGGTTCTCCTTTATAGCCAGGTATCGCTAGCGATTCAgagcaacccccccccaaaaaaaagaccCAAGAAGCCAAGTTGAAAAAGTATCTGTCTTTTAATCGAAAAGGTAGTTTGTACAAACTGCTTCAAAGGCAGatatggggggggaaaaaaaaccaaaacccaaatcagTTTCATGAGGAGCAGAAGCTGAAAATGAGAACTCAATCCAGTGGCTCCAGTGTAGAGCTACCATCTTAAAGTTATTATTTTAGCAGAGCAGCCAGGAGAATCTCCACTGACACCTTACAAATCAAAAATCCCAAATAGAGGAAAATCAGAGGGATGGATACAGTGGGATTACAGAGCCCGTTGGCTGAGGACGACTGGCCACAAACACGCCTCCAGTCCAACAACCCCCACCAATTCCCACTTGCAACGCACACGCTAGCTTTCTGTTTGTGGAAATAGGTATAAAACCTACAAGCATTACAATACAGGGTTTAAATCCTACTGGAATTTTTTAACTAATGATTTGAAAATTAGAAAGATGTTGTGTTTTAATGCTTGCTCAGTTCAAGGGGGGGCAGCAAGCAAAGTTCGGCTGGCTTGGTAAAGGGTAGGAATAATGTAAACGATCCTGCCCGTAATTAAAATGGAGTTTTCATGCTGTGCTTTGAGTTTTGTCACCTGCGTCTAAGAAACTTGTCACTGGCATCATGAAATTCCCCAAAAGCTCAGGCAGAGACAGCTAAAACACTACTGAGAGCTCAAAAGGTGAGTGTGCTGCCCCTGACCGTGCTGTTCACCTCCTGCTCGCCATCAGAAGAGCTCCAGACAAGCGAGCGGTGCGGCACGCCTGGGGTCTGTTCATACAAGAAaagttaaaaccaaaccaaaccccaaaccatgcCGCCTGCAGATCGTCTCTCTCCAACACTTTGAATGCCGCAgggcttttatttcagaaagcaatTCCCTGCTTGGGACTAGAGGGCACAAGAGAAACGCCAAGGAAGGCGATGAATATCCTGAGAAAGCCTCCTTAACGATGAGGGCTGGAGCCCAAACAGCTAACGACCCCGCGCTGGGCAGTCCTGACCAAactctacaaaaaaaccccactgcctgggcagggcgaaagCCACGTTTGCTGCTCCGGTGGGGGAAGGTTGgcaagtgccagcagcagcagagcccagcagaACCCAAGCTGGCACCGGCAGAGCCCGGTGCTGAGCCCTCGCTGCAGGTGCTGCATTGGCCAGGGCTCAGCTTCGAGTCAGTGGAGGTATCTATGAGCAGAGGTTGTTTGCGACACACCAAACCACCCGCACTTGGTCTTTTGAGATCCACAAAAGCATTTCGGTACCTAAAAACCCTTTGTGGAGCTTTGCCTTGCCCGTGCCAGCCAGCCACAGCCTCCACAGGGTCAGGGAAGAGAAACCTCGCTAAATAAACCTCTGGTTTACAGCTCCTGACACCCGATTTTCATGACCAAGATGTCTAAAACCACCCTGTCACGTGGGATGCAACCTCAAAATTCATCGGGGAGAAACGACAGACTGCCTTTCCTAACCGCAGAAGCAAAACGTACCGTTCTCTTTATCATAATTTGCTACATCGGATTTAGGTCTGCCTTCCAGGTGAAGGCGTCTCCTGAGAAGGTAACTGAAACTCATTCAATGCTAACgagaagggcaacaagaaaggttTTGTAGTGAATTTAACACAGGGCCAAGCAGGATGGGCAAATAAAAACCTGAAGTTGTGTTACAGTGATGACCCCCCTGGGGAAGGCTACTGGCATCCTCTGCAATGTGACATTTTGAGCCATAAAACAAGGATTTTTGAGAACTACAAAGAGTGTTTCCATTAATCACATACATAGGGAATAAACTCACAAACCCATAAATAACCATAAACATTACAGCTCGTTTCCTTTGCTGACCACCAAAATCACATGCcaggcaagtaaaaaaaaaaaaaaaaaaaaaaaaaaaagacaatactaATGCTGACGTTTCTTGTCCTTAATGTCACTCCGCCGTCGGGGAAGCTGTGCATCGCGTTCAGCCCCACTCTGAATTAGACGGATTTTCAAGTGAAAAACAAATCCAGTCAGATTGTGAATGGCAGCCGCAATCTGGCTGCAGAGGTAGACTCTGGACGTAGTGTCACTGTGTCGCCTAGTGTCAGCGGCAGGACAATCCTTCAAACATCACCCAAAAGGTGCATTTTGAATTTCCTAGCTTATTTTTCTAGATTCTCCCGTTCAGTGCAGAAGCAGTAATTACGTGGAGCTTCAGTGTTTCTGCTACATGGATTAAAATGCTAAGGGAAAAGGGAGTCTGCCAGTTTTAATGCCAAAAACATAAAGAGGCTGGAGGCAAAGTTTAGCCGGGAAGGGAAGTCAGCCTGCAGCACGGCGTGCTTCCCTCTGTGCTACAAAATGTGTTAGTGTCAGGAAAACAGGCAGCTCCTTGTATTGCACAACCGACATAACACTCCTTCTTACAAGCGTGATTAGAGGTGCTCAGCAAAGAAAACATCCAACTTTTGAGTATTTCAGCAGCAACACATTTCCCAATATGTACATctgattggttttttttgtttttacacgCATATTCCCTGTGCAAACCGCACATACGTTTGTATATGTTCACACAGTAAACCATAGAAACGCACTGGCTCTGATGGCTACTCGCTGTGTACAGACACTGCGTCTACTTAGTGGAGTGAGAAGGTGACTCTTCCGTGAGCAGTGTCCTGGTGACGCTTACCGTTTTCCCGCAGGCCAGGAAGGAGACTCCCAGAGCGATCAGACACAGCCAGCCCTGCAATTAAAGAAGGTGCCAGTGATCAGAAACACTGTGGAATGTTACAGAGGCTGCGGGCTCTGCTCGTTTAAGCGTCATCGTGTGCTCGACAGTAAATAAATCATCATTTGAAGAAACGCAGGGGTGGGTTGGAGGTAAAGAAGCGCTGACGGGCACCACTGATGGATCGGACCACTgggtggataaggaactggccgGATGGTGGCACtcagagttgtggtcaatggcttgatgtctggGTGGGGACCGGTGACGAGTGGgctctgtactgggaccagtattaTTGAACAGCTTTGCTGGGGACACAGACactgggatcaagtgcaccctcagcaagtttggggACGACACTGAGCTGAGGTGGGGGTTGatactctagagggaagggatcTACCCAGAGGGACTGTGATGGGCTGGAGTGGGGAGCTCATGTGAACCTCGTGAAGTGCAACAAGggcaagtgcaaggtcctgcagccAGGTTGGGGCAACCCCAAACACGgacacaggctgggggatgagtgggattgagagcagccatgtggagaaggacctgggagcatgaaaaactgaatatggcCCGGCAACGTGTGCTGGCATCCCAGAAAGCCGTctgtctcctgggctgcatcaccagcagcgtggccagcaggtcgagggaggggattctgcccctctgctccgctctggtgggATTGGAGTActgagttcagctctggggctcccaacgtaagaaggacattggagctgttggagcgggtccagaggagggccacaaagatgaccagagggctggaacacctcttctctgaggacaggctgagagagttggggttgttcagcctggagaagagaaggctctggggacaccttctagcagccccccagtacctaACGGGGGCCTACAGggcagctggagagggactttttacaagggcatgtagtgataggacaaggggtaatggctttaaactgaaagagggtagatttagattagatattaggaagaaatattttacgatgagggtgatgaggcactggaacaggtcgcccagagaggttgtggctgccccatccctggaagcgttcaaggccaggttggatggggcttggagcaacctggtctagtggaaggtgtccctgcccatggcaggggggctggaactagatgatctttaaggtcccttccaacccaaaccattctaggattctctgatcattctatgattttacaCCTCTGGCAATATACAGACACGTACAGAGGAACTGTGCATTATTCTAAAGTCTCCGCCAACCTTTCACCTGCTGTGACATTAAATTGAGGCCTTTTTGGGAACAGCGAACAGATGAATTGCTAAAGAGACGGTTGAAAAAGCAGGGTAAAGGCCATGTGGGTTAGTAGGTGCAGCACAGAACAGATTCCCAAGCAAATCTGGCCACAAAAGCCTCAACTTCCCCATCTGTTCTGACCCCGTGGCCGACTTCAATGCCTGTAAAATGTGATGATATTAATATAATGGTGAGAAAATAAATCTATGGGCTTCTCCTTCCTACAGGGAGTCTCAGCTTGACCCAGACTTACCAAATACATCACAAAGGACAGGTAGATCACGCTGAGAATCGCAGCCCCGATGTACAAAGCCACGTGGTTCAGGGACATGACGTAGGCCACCACAAAGTACATGTTAATGCTGCAGATCAGGAGGATCAGAATGCCGCCAGCGATCTTCCAGAACCTGCAAGCAAAATGAGAGCAAAACGGGGTGAGGTGGAGGGGCGGCTCTTGCGTTTGGAGGAGATGCTCTAGGCCACGAGGCaaggagagaaacaaaatgtGTGCCTGAGGCGAGCAACACGTCATCTCCTGCTTGGAGGCAATTCCTTTCATACTTACAGTCCATTGGCAAAATCGTTCATGACACTGGGCAGGCTGGTGAATGTCAGGATGGGGATCAAAGCAAACGGAAGCTGGAACaagcaagaaaatacagaagaataaagAGTGGAAATTGTTCTGATTATCTCAGCATGGACAAACATCCAAGCCTTGCTCACAGCTGACAGCATTTCCCCAAAGCTATTGTAAAGTGAGTCAAAGGGACTTCCCCTGGCTGGAAGAAGGAAGTAATTTCAGACCCTGGCTGATTCTCTCCACCTCCCCACAGCAGATCGACATCTCCTGACAGTAACTCGCTCTGCTCAGCTGCTCCTGCAAACCCTTAGGCACcagaagctgaaatatttagTGCTAGATGTTTTTCTCCGAGACCTGACCCCCCAAACCAGGCACTGCTGCTCACCTGGAGGCTCATAAGAACATTTAAGAAGTCGTTCATGCCAGTCAGGTGTTCGACGTCCTGAAAGATGGCGACGAAGAGGGTGGGGGTGATGGCGATAGAGCGGGTCAGCAGCACCCGGGCAAAACGGGACCACCGCAGGTTCAGGAAGccctgcagaaaaaaacagagcagctgCTGGGTGAAAACAGTAAGCAGACTTCAAGTGCAGCAGGAAGAGGGGGGCTCAGGGTAGGATTAAAAGCTGATTTGGTTGAAAGGCACATCAGGGAGTTTTACGGAGCTTCCAACAAGAGCTGTGTGTCCGAGGAAGGGGAATCATCAATATGAGCTTTAAAGGCTCAGGAGTAGAGAGAATGGAGACGCAGGCTAATTACCTCCATGACGAACTGCCCAGAATACGTCCCCGTCATTGTTGAGCTCTGGCCGGCAGCAAGGATCCCGATTGCCCAGATATAGAGAGCAGCAGGGCCGAAGTAACAGCCCAGAACGACACCCTGGAACAGAGATTTGCAGCCTCACGTCAGTTCAGTCTCACATCTGAGAGAGGGAACAAGAAAGAGCAGACGAATTCCCTTGTGACCAGATTAATCACAGGCGTGGAGTTGGAAGAGAAGGCATAATCCATTTGTAGAAGCAGGAAAAGCGTTCCCCACGTCAGCAGTGGACAAGGCAATacctcacaggctgcagttttaaCAAAGCAGATTCAGGATGGATGCAAGGAAAAACTTTGTCATGGCCAAGCTAATAAAAGAGGGGAACAGATAGCTGAGAAGTCTCTAGGGTCAGGTTAGGTGCAGCACAATTAGCAAAGGGATAGATAATTTTGCTTGGCCAAAGGGCTGGGCTCAAGGATCCCCAGGGGTCTGCTCCAGCTCTCTTTTTGACGATTCTTTTACAGGTCCTGGCCTTCAACACTCCCTGTTTGCCCAAAAGAAGCAGCCTCTACCAGACAAGGACACTAGGCTGCCGGAGATGAGGCCATCCCGCCCTGTGGGTCACTCACCCCTTTGTAGATATCCACTTCCAGTGTCTTGTTGTTGtttgggaagagcgaggagtGCGGGCTGCTGGCGTTCATGCAGACGCCGTTCTGCAACGACAGGAAGGGGCAGAAGATTGTGTTCACTCAGTGAGAGAGAAGCGAGGATGAGAGGAAAAGGCTGCACGTGGGGAGCAGTGGGTGCTGGAGGTCCCAAGATGCTGGGTGCCTCTTCATGCAGGTTTAAACAGAAATAATCAGCACCCCTGTTCTTCCCCCCCATTTAGGCACAGAATATATGGGCTCTGCTCCATAAGTACTGATAAGGCTCGGAGCTGCCCCTCTGCCCACACGGTCCCCGTTACTGCTCCAACAGCCCCACGGTCCGGTGTCAGCCAGTCCGTGAGGAGCCAAGTCCCAGCCCCAACTCACCACATCTGCGTTTGTCTTTTCAAAGAAAGCCTCAGCGAAGACGGTCACAACAAAGATGTTAATGATGAAGGAGACAAAGAGAGCGATGCAGGACTCGATGAAGAAATACTTATTAGCTTCTCGTACTTCCCTCTTGTTTGCACGGTTCACTTGCCGGGACTGAAAAGGGGATGGTGACAACAGCAGGCTTGAGAAACAGGAATTCACTATTATATTACTTGTATCTGTAATTATACCGTATTAGACAGTGGGACATGGGTCACTGGCTGCGAAGAGAACATGccggagggaagaaaaaggaaaccacAACATTTGCAGAACAAGTAATGGCTGGTTTTTCCAGCGTGGCAGTGCTAGCCACGAGACGCAGACTTCTGGTCCCACATCCACACGTAAAGGACATGTGTCCCAAAGCTCTTGCAGCTTTCCCTGTTCCAGGAGCCCCAACCAGCCTCCTTCAGGGCATTTGCTGTGTCCCCACCAAAGTAAATGCTTAAAGCAGACTCCTCAAGGCTGTGACTCCTCAAGTGTTTCAGGCCTCCCAACGTGCCATCCCTGTATATGCTTTCTACATTAATCAGCACAGCCGCTTACCTTGACCAAGGCAGAGTGCAAATACATGTTGTGCGGCATGATAACAGCACCCACGATTCCCACGGCTTGCTCTAGCTGGGTCGTGCCGCAGTTCTGGCAGTACGGGATGAACAGCCCCTTTAGCAGCTTCTCCTGGCTGGGCTTTACTGTGATATACTGGGCACAGAGACAAAAGAAATAGGGGTATTTGTAGCGTGACACGTGTTGCACAGCTGCCTAGGCTGCCCACCTGAAGATACTCGAAAGCAAAAATGTGGCTGCTttggtaaaaaaccaaaaccacaacatgGCAAACGTCTGCTCTTTAATAAAACTGGGGATGCTGTGCTGAACAGCGTGTGCCAGTCTCCACACTGGAGAGGCAGCGTTCAATACAGCCTGATTTGCATGCCAGGGTATTAGCCAGATGACGGTCACATCGAAAACAGAGCCAACTTCGAATGTCCTTAATTTTAAGTGTCTGCCCCTGTGGTTTGGTGCTGTTTGGGCACAGGAGCagtggtggggggagagggaacgTGTCTCCAAACAGTGTCGATGGAAACACAGAGAGAGATAGTGAATATACCTCATATCCAAACGTTAGAGCCATGATGGTAATCAGAAACCCAAAGAACGCTTCCAGTTTTCGCAAGCCTGTGAGAAGAGAAAGGACCATCAACAAATTGAGAAAAGCTGAATCTCAGTTTTAGTTTCCAGAATTCAGGAGGAGAAATTACCATATTTGTCCAGGAAGAGAAACACAAACGTGTCAGCAATGGTGATGAGCACGCCACCCCACAGCGGGATCCTGCGAGAGACGGGCACAAGCAGACATCAGCTTACAAAACACTTTGACCTCGTCTGCCAGCCACAACAATACTTCAGAGTCCAAAATCTCTTTTTGTTTAGGGCACTTGTTTGGGGATGGAACCACATTGTCCAAGGGTTTGTTTGCAGTCTGACAAGACATTCGGCTGCACGGGGCAAGGGACCGTAGGTTTGTTTTCTGCACAAATAGCTCAGATAAGAGCTCTCTCCCTGAATCTCGAGAGCAAATCCCATGTCAACACTAAGAATGACAGGAGTGAGCGAGACTTTTAATAGCTACTTGGTACAAAATTGTGGCTTCCTGTTACATTTGCACTTCCAACCTTCCTGGCTGAAAAGGACATCTTTCTGGCAGTGCTTTATTAGGAATATAAAATCTGCCAGGAAAGCTGCAGCCCAATTTTGGTGTGTTTAAGTTATAGCTAAAATAAAAGCCAGAACCTGCAGTTCTCCTTATAGCCAAAAAAAAGAAACGGGCACCAAAGGCTGAGTCATCCAAGAGAGCTAGCTCAGCTAGCTCAGATGAATCACCCTCTACAAAGAACTTATTTTGGAATATTTATAGGaaataaatttgtctttttttggcACACACAGTGTCACTTTCCTAATCCTAGAGGGGAGCACTCATTTCCTGCTGCCCTCTGATGACAAACCCAACTTACTTCCCCACAGACAGGAGGTTAATAGCAATCGCTGAGCCAATGACTTCTTGCATATCGGATCCAATGATAGCGAGTTCAACCATCAGCCACAGGATAATCCGAGGCACCTAGAGGTAAAGAAATACCCAACGCCgttaaaaagagggaaaatgtcTTCTCCCTTGAATTTCCTAGATGAGCACGGGGTTGTGGTAATCACACTTCAGGTACGATCTCCTATCCCTGGCCATGGTGTGGAAAACATGTTTACAGTTGCCGCTCTATGGCTAGTCCAGGGCAGAAATCCAGGTTACCTGTGGCAATCCCTGGAGGAGGTTCCCGGGTAACTTACATAATCTAAATTACTCGCCTCAATACATTTTGCTCATTGCGAGAGTGAAGCTGGATGTTTCTGTCTATGGAGGTGCTGGAAATGAGCATCAGAAGATATTTCACATGGTCAGACCAATGACAAAGTCTCAGGTGTTGTATGAGAAACATCAGACTGCACAGAGTTGGGGACATCACCGAATTCCCCACAGCCCTTTCCCAAAGGACAGCCTCACTCATCTTCAGCTGAATGAGATGCAGAGCCCTTTCTTACACAAGCCATGATGATTTCTCAAGCAGGGAAATGTAACAGCCATGGAATGGTCTTGCTCTGAAGGGCCATTTCTCTCCTCATGATTCCTTGAGCTTAAGTGGTAAGTATTTCAGCTTTGTGAGGCAGCAGTCcaaacagaaaagctgaaatcCTGGGTTTTATTCCTGACTCTGTCTGCAATTCACTGGCAAATGCCAGGACATTCACCCCACCTCCCTCCTTGTGCTTTCCTTTTCCCAAGATGAGGAGGACACCGACAGGACCTGAAGCATCCCTCATCTGCTCTCCTAACAGCCCGGGTTCTCAGCAAGCCCTTTGTTCATGCTCCACTAGGGCTACAATTAAAATCTTCCTCTAAATCTGCCTTTCTTTCAACTGTGAGCCAAACCAGAACAAATCAACTTAATCCCCCAGCTTCTTGGACAGTAAAGCAAGACACGatgatgaaaatatattttggcaACTGGAACACTTTCTCCTGAGGAGGATTTGGCACTTAACGGGTAGCAGTGACACTTCACGAGTCCCGTGAGACCTGCTGGCCCCAGCTGAGAGAAACACACTGACCCAGGCCCACGGGACTATCCGAAGAGCCTCTCCGTACCACTGAGGACCAGGAGGTCACCCACCTTCTGGTACTGCCGGTTGCACACTTCGGCGAGGTGCAGCCCCGTCACCACCCCCAGCCTCGCGGCCAGCCGCTGCAGGAGCAAGCCGATGATTGTCGCCAGCATCAGGAcccagagcagctgagggagacACGAAGGCAGGAGTGGGTGCGCTGGGGCAGCCAGAAAGGACGGCCGCAAACAAGGTCCTGGGTCCCTTAGAACGGCTGTGCCCCACGTGCACCTTTAGGAATCACAggccttttaaaatacacattattaATGACATTTGGAGGCTGTTCTATGTGCCTGGAGCTGGCACGGGAAGGATCCAAATGCATATAAAGCCAGGAGTCACTGCCGAAGAGGGTGTATGAGAGCCTCACTCTCCCCTTCTTCTCTGGGGTGTTTTCAGCTAGGCAGCAACAGCACTATCAGTACTCCTGCCCTCAAATGCAGATGGGTACACTGGTTGCACAACTTACAGCACTTAATCTGTAGGTTTCTGCACTGACCTTAAATCCTGCGACAGCCCCAGACTGTAAATCCGACTCAATGTTGCCTGGATCCAGGTAGGCAATGCTCATCAGAAAGCCTGGCCCCGTGAAAGCCCAGAGCTTGCGGAAACTGAAGCACGAGTGCTATTAAGGGGAGAGAGGATCAAGACATCAGAAGTCAGCCCTGCAGCGGAGCCCTCTCCTAACACAGGGGATGCGTTGTCCCCACAAACCATCCCAGCTATCAGGCATAAAAAACGGTAAGAGACAGCCAGGGTTTGATTTTCATTTCCTCGCTGCCACAACAGAAAGCAGTGCTGGTAAGTTGAGCCCATTTTCAATTCCATCCTAAACTCTCCAGCAATCTCTGGTCCTCATCTAAAGAGTTTAGGACCAGACTCTGGGACAGCCAAGGACACACTCTTGGGTGGGAGAGGAATCCTCCTGCGCCTGCAGTGGAAAATGCTGCCTCATTGCTTAATCAAATGCAAAGAGGGCATCTATACCCCCCTGCAAAGGGGACAATGCTGTTACAAAGGCGAAGCACTCTTGCTGCCTTTCCTTGATAAGGGAACAAAGAACTGAGTTCCCCTCCCCTGGGACTACAAACAAGACATTGCTCTGCTCTTTAGCAGGTCTTGCTGTTCCAAGATTTGCAGCAGACAATTCCTGAGTGATGAATCAATAACTCCCCAGCAAGCACAGGAGATTCTGTACCCTCTTCTCTCCCAGATCTCCATCCCGCAGCCCGGCTACCCTTCCCAGTCTAGGCAAGAAGGGGAACCAGCACCCAAGGGAGCGACTTACTCGGGTACCAAGCA
The Accipiter gentilis chromosome 16, bAccGen1.1, whole genome shotgun sequence DNA segment above includes these coding regions:
- the SLC11A2 gene encoding natural resistance-associated macrophage protein 2 isoform X4 produces the protein MPVSLPSCLKPPRERSGNAMPKKYTLKQSSPSCELANVANLNHWKDSTMGNSDTDRKASYEDASGEHGEVVSTISSSRNPLQPPDTSSEEPFTTYFDNKIPIPEDETHSCFSFRKLWAFTGPGFLMSIAYLDPGNIESDLQSGAVAGFKLLWVLMLATIIGLLLQRLAARLGVVTGLHLAEVCNRQYQKVPRIILWLMVELAIIGSDMQEVIGSAIAINLLSVGKIPLWGGVLITIADTFVFLFLDKYGLRKLEAFFGFLITIMALTFGYEYITVKPSQEKLLKGLFIPYCQNCGTTQLEQAVGIVGAVIMPHNMYLHSALVKSRQVNRANKREVREANKYFFIESCIALFVSFIINIFVVTVFAEAFFEKTNADVNGVCMNASSPHSSLFPNNNKTLEVDIYKGGVVLGCYFGPAALYIWAIGILAAGQSSTMTGTYSGQFVMEGFLNLRWSRFARVLLTRSIAITPTLFVAIFQDVEHLTGMNDFLNVLMSLQLPFALIPILTFTSLPSVMNDFANGLFWKIAGGILILLICSINMYFVVAYVMSLNHVALYIGAAILSVIYLSFVMYLGWLCLIALGVSFLACGKTRHLGFAARPELFLLNNVDADTLVTR